In the genome of Thiomicrospira aerophila AL3, one region contains:
- a CDS encoding histidine triad nucleotide-binding protein translates to MSNQDTIFTRIINRELPADIVYEDDKCIVIKDINPRARIHLLVIPKKPIATLFDLTPEDKDLMGHMMLLLPQLAQSQNLDGFKTQIHTGESGGQEVFHIHIHLLGN, encoded by the coding sequence ATGAGCAACCAAGACACTATTTTTACCCGCATCATTAATCGGGAATTACCCGCAGATATCGTCTATGAAGATGATAAATGCATTGTCATTAAAGACATCAATCCACGCGCACGCATTCACTTGTTAGTTATACCGAAAAAACCTATCGCTACGCTATTTGACCTTACACCGGAAGATAAGGATTTAATGGGCCATATGATGTTATTGTTGCCACAGTTAGCACAGTCGCAAAACTTGGATGGCTTTAAAACCCAAATTCACACCGGTGAGTCAGGCGGACAAGAGGTTTTTCATATCCACATACATTTACTTGGTAACTAA
- the rdgB gene encoding RdgB/HAM1 family non-canonical purine NTP pyrophosphatase — protein MTVDKPRVVLATGNANKAAEVMPFFDEVEWLIQADFNILSIEETGGTLLENAILKARYACEQTGLPAVGDDSGLFVPELSGMPGLYSARFAGTNATERQNCEKLLVLASELKGEQRRASYISTVVFMRHATDPLPVIVTREWAGYLHDRMEGQGGYGYDALFYVPEFGVTAAQLNFEQKQTLSNRLEAFRSLVPQIIKSRR, from the coding sequence GTGACAGTAGATAAACCGCGTGTGGTGTTGGCAACGGGTAATGCGAATAAAGCCGCAGAAGTGATGCCTTTTTTTGATGAGGTGGAGTGGCTGATTCAAGCAGACTTTAATATTTTATCTATTGAGGAAACCGGCGGGACCTTACTAGAAAATGCGATTTTAAAAGCACGTTATGCTTGTGAACAAACTGGGTTGCCAGCTGTTGGCGATGATTCTGGTTTATTTGTGCCAGAACTAAGCGGCATGCCGGGTCTTTATTCAGCACGCTTTGCTGGTACAAATGCAACAGAGCGACAGAACTGTGAAAAGCTACTTGTGTTGGCGAGCGAGCTAAAGGGCGAACAACGCCGAGCAAGTTATATCTCAACGGTGGTGTTTATGCGTCATGCAACCGACCCCTTGCCTGTAATCGTAACACGTGAATGGGCGGGCTATTTACATGACCGCATGGAGGGCCAGGGGGGTTATGGTTACGATGCACTATTTTATGTGCCAGAATTTGGTGTCACAGCAGCACAATTAAACTTTGAACAAAAGCAAACCTTAAGTAATCGTCTCGAGGCGTTTAGAAGCCTCGTGCCACAGATTATTAAGTCAAGGCGATAA
- a CDS encoding phosphoribosyl-ATP diphosphatase has product MSDILTRLDQELNARKGLDPDSSYVASLYAKGLEKILKKVGEEAIETVMAAKDGDKEHLIYEVTDLWFHTLILLAHQDLTSEDVLKELERRFGVSGHTEKAQRQTDQ; this is encoded by the coding sequence ATGAGTGATATTTTAACCCGCCTCGATCAAGAACTAAACGCACGTAAAGGTCTTGATCCGGACTCTTCTTATGTCGCTAGCCTGTATGCCAAAGGGCTCGAAAAAATATTAAAAAAAGTGGGCGAAGAAGCCATTGAAACGGTGATGGCCGCTAAAGATGGTGACAAAGAACATCTTATTTATGAAGTCACCGATTTGTGGTTTCATACCCTAATACTGCTTGCCCACCAAGACTTAACCAGTGAAGACGTGCTTAAGGAACTAGAGCGCCGCTTTGGCGTGTCAGGCCACACTGAAAAAGCACAACGCCAAACTGACCAATAA
- the tatC gene encoding twin-arginine translocase subunit TatC: protein MKQSALPPNDQEMTLVQHLLELRNAVTKSVIAIAVMFLILFPFANDIYTFIAEPLTRYLPDNTSMIAVGVASPFLTPFKLSLVLAIYLAMPFLLYQLWSFIAPALYSHEKQLIGPVLFFSSFLFYAGGAFSYFVVFPLVFGFLSQTAPDGVTIATDIALYLDFVIKMFFAFGLAFEVPVITVLLILTGMVKPKTMSHARPYVIVAAFVLGMLLTPPDIISQTLLAVPVWLLYELGIIIGTFILKRKGLDKEEDETNDNYEHEPSSKSYQGSAQKFDRGFAEQNSKSTEDDFDFDSEFDKIEREMAALRDQSNASKSNDSKGKSNDDQQEPKRPNT from the coding sequence ATGAAACAGAGCGCCTTACCGCCTAACGACCAAGAAATGACACTGGTGCAGCATTTGCTGGAACTGCGCAATGCCGTCACCAAGTCCGTCATTGCGATTGCGGTGATGTTTTTGATTTTGTTTCCATTTGCCAACGACATCTACACCTTTATTGCCGAACCGCTGACCCGTTATTTGCCAGATAACACCAGTATGATTGCCGTAGGTGTTGCTTCACCCTTTTTAACGCCTTTTAAGTTGAGTTTGGTGCTAGCCATCTACTTGGCCATGCCGTTTTTGCTCTATCAACTGTGGAGTTTTATAGCACCCGCATTGTATAGCCATGAAAAACAGCTGATTGGGCCCGTCCTGTTTTTTAGTTCATTTTTATTTTATGCCGGCGGTGCATTTTCTTACTTTGTCGTTTTCCCACTGGTATTTGGATTCTTATCTCAAACAGCACCAGACGGCGTCACGATTGCAACAGACATTGCGCTTTATCTTGATTTCGTTATCAAGATGTTTTTTGCATTTGGTTTAGCCTTTGAAGTACCGGTTATTACAGTACTGCTGATTCTTACCGGCATGGTCAAACCCAAAACCATGTCTCACGCCAGACCTTATGTAATCGTAGCAGCGTTTGTCTTAGGCATGCTCCTCACGCCGCCGGATATTATTTCTCAAACCCTGCTCGCGGTACCCGTATGGCTGCTTTATGAACTGGGGATCATTATCGGCACCTTTATTCTTAAGCGCAAAGGCTTGGATAAAGAGGAAGATGAGACCAACGATAACTATGAGCACGAGCCCAGTTCAAAAAGTTATCAAGGGTCTGCGCAAAAATTTGATCGCGGCTTTGCAGAACAAAATAGCAAATCTACCGAAGATGATTTCGATTTTGACAGCGAGTTTGATAAGATTGAAAGAGAAATGGCTGCATTACGCGACCAATCCAACGCAAGCAAGTCAAACGACAGCAAAGGCAAATCAAATGATGATCAACAGGAGCCGAAGCGTCCTAACACCTAA
- a CDS encoding BMC domain-containing protein: MIKLRTYIFINSLQPQIASYMGTASQGFLPVPGDACLWMEVAPGMAVHRLTDIALKGSNVHLGQQIVERSYGSMFLHHRDQSDVLESGQKVLDYLQTDESSRQKCHIMWNEIIRAITPDHAVLINRDNRRGSMILPGQSMYILETEPAGYIVYAANEAEKASNITLIEARAVGAFGRLIMAGREADINVAAEAATKAIQNLTGQDVRV, translated from the coding sequence ATGATTAAGCTTAGAACCTATATTTTTATCAATTCATTGCAACCGCAAATTGCCTCCTATATGGGTACAGCATCACAGGGTTTTTTACCTGTGCCGGGTGATGCGTGTTTATGGATGGAAGTGGCACCAGGTATGGCAGTGCATCGTCTGACTGATATTGCACTAAAAGGTTCTAATGTGCATTTGGGGCAACAGATAGTCGAACGTTCCTATGGTTCGATGTTCCTGCATCATCGCGACCAGAGTGATGTATTGGAGTCTGGGCAAAAGGTGTTGGATTATTTGCAGACCGATGAATCTTCGCGACAGAAGTGCCATATTATGTGGAACGAAATCATTCGCGCAATCACACCTGATCATGCAGTACTGATTAACCGTGATAATCGACGTGGCTCCATGATTCTACCAGGTCAAAGTATGTATATTTTGGAGACCGAGCCGGCGGGTTATATTGTTTATGCGGCCAATGAGGCTGAGAAAGCATCTAACATTACCCTTATTGAAGCGCGTGCGGTGGGTGCGTTTGGTCGATTAATTATGGCAGGACGTGAAGCCGACATTAATGTCGCAGCTGAGGCGGCGACTAAAGCGATTCAAAATCTAACCGGTCAAGATGTACGTGTGTAG
- the tatB gene encoding Sec-independent protein translocase protein TatB, whose amino-acid sequence MFDMGILEIAVILVITLLVVGPERMPEVARKAGQMVAKARNFINSVKEDSSLRETVRELQQAVDLKEEKKNIEHIRKDLMTGFDDIKDQINFDELQRPFDSKSLSEPPSQAQREQASKQLESTDDVPTEQLTSSETTPSSNRPDKTARD is encoded by the coding sequence ATGTTTGATATGGGTATTTTGGAAATTGCCGTTATTCTGGTTATCACCCTATTGGTTGTTGGTCCTGAACGTATGCCCGAAGTTGCGCGTAAAGCAGGGCAAATGGTGGCTAAAGCACGCAACTTTATTAATTCCGTTAAAGAAGATTCCAGCTTAAGAGAAACGGTGCGCGAACTTCAGCAAGCGGTTGATCTCAAAGAAGAGAAAAAGAATATAGAGCATATTCGAAAAGACTTGATGACCGGGTTTGACGACATCAAAGATCAAATTAATTTTGATGAACTACAACGCCCGTTTGACAGTAAGTCATTGAGTGAACCGCCCTCTCAAGCGCAACGCGAGCAAGCTAGCAAACAACTTGAGTCAACTGACGATGTGCCGACTGAGCAACTGACTTCATCTGAAACAACTCCCTCCTCCAATCGGCCAGACAAGACCGCAAGAGACTAA
- the hisF gene encoding imidazole glycerol phosphate synthase subunit HisF — protein MGLAKRIIPCLDVANGRVVKGVQFVDIRDAGDPVEVAKRYDLQGADEITFLDITASSDQRDTLIDTVAQVASQVFIPLTVGGGVRTVEDIRRLLNAGADKVSINTAAIHRPEFVKEAADRFGSQCIVVAIDAKRVSADGEALRWEIFTHGGRKATGIDAILWAQKMVKFGAGELLVTSMDKDGTRSGFDLKLTRAIADSVSAPVIASGGVGQLNDLVDGVVEGHAQAVLAASIFHFGQHTIAEAKQAMQLAGVEVRL, from the coding sequence ATGGGTTTAGCAAAACGCATTATCCCTTGTCTGGATGTCGCGAATGGTCGCGTTGTAAAAGGCGTTCAATTTGTTGACATTCGTGATGCGGGCGACCCTGTTGAGGTAGCGAAGCGCTATGACTTACAAGGTGCCGATGAAATCACTTTTTTGGATATTACGGCGAGTTCTGATCAACGCGACACGCTGATTGACACGGTTGCTCAAGTTGCCAGCCAAGTATTTATTCCCTTAACCGTTGGCGGCGGAGTGAGGACCGTTGAGGATATTCGACGCCTACTGAATGCTGGCGCGGATAAAGTGTCGATTAACACGGCAGCTATTCATCGCCCCGAGTTTGTTAAAGAGGCCGCTGATCGCTTTGGCTCCCAATGCATTGTGGTGGCCATTGATGCTAAACGTGTCAGCGCTGACGGTGAAGCCTTACGCTGGGAAATCTTTACCCACGGCGGACGCAAGGCCACAGGGATTGATGCCATATTGTGGGCACAAAAAATGGTGAAATTTGGAGCAGGTGAACTCTTAGTAACCAGCATGGATAAAGACGGCACTCGAAGCGGCTTTGACCTTAAACTCACCCGCGCTATTGCCGATAGCGTCAGTGCGCCGGTTATTGCCTCTGGGGGAGTTGGCCAACTTAATGACCTTGTCGATGGCGTAGTTGAAGGCCATGCGCAAGCTGTACTTGCAGCCAGCATTTTTCACTTTGGCCAACATACGATTGCTGAAGCCAAACAGGCCATGCAACTGGCTGGCGTCGAGGTAAGATTATGA
- a CDS encoding zinc metallopeptidase yields the protein MGLIIIAVIVLATISFVPQLWTRAVLKKYSQPHSDLPGDAKTFTEHLINKHQLTEVTLHCLPENSTQGDHYDPLSRSIHLSFQNYHSNSLTAIVTAAHEFGHALQHAERYEPLLQRTDMVMRAQWLQKFSGAALIATPILIPLLHTPMIGLITFAAGFIAMGIPVLIHLSTLPVEFDASYKRALPILKEGGYLNNRDLRAARHILTACAFTYVSASLASLFNLWRWFSGWRR from the coding sequence ATGGGATTAATCATCATAGCTGTCATTGTCCTTGCGACAATTAGTTTTGTACCCCAGCTATGGACGCGTGCTGTTTTAAAAAAATATAGCCAACCTCATTCAGACTTGCCTGGAGATGCAAAAACCTTTACCGAGCATCTCATCAATAAACACCAATTGACCGAAGTCACCCTACATTGCTTACCTGAAAACAGTACGCAGGGCGATCACTATGACCCACTTAGCCGCAGTATTCATCTTTCATTCCAAAATTATCATAGCAATTCATTAACCGCGATAGTGACAGCGGCCCATGAATTTGGCCATGCATTACAACACGCTGAACGCTATGAGCCATTATTGCAACGTACTGACATGGTGATGCGTGCGCAATGGCTGCAAAAGTTTAGTGGTGCAGCCCTTATCGCAACGCCGATACTGATTCCCTTACTACACACTCCCATGATTGGCTTAATAACCTTTGCCGCAGGCTTTATTGCGATGGGCATACCCGTACTGATTCATTTGAGTACTTTACCTGTTGAATTTGATGCTAGTTATAAGCGCGCACTCCCGATCCTTAAAGAAGGAGGTTATCTTAATAATAGAGATCTTCGTGCCGCACGTCATATCCTAACAGCCTGCGCTTTCACCTATGTAAGCGCCAGCCTAGCTAGCCTATTTAACCTTTGGCGTTGGTTTAGCGGATGGCGCCGCTAA
- a CDS encoding SgcJ/EcaC family oxidoreductase: MKSSSFQITGTSGIDHSQAIGVSLSNSLRTPYQAITGSGVSRRPIDTPVSAESCYCAPADEKLAAALFDKWNNALQTGQAAKVADLYADDAILLPTVSNVPRTSRNEIIDYFNHFLEKQPFGIIKQRNVKKGCNKLTDAGVYVFKLTSNGQAQEVNARYTFVYEHRDGGWKIIHHHSSMMPE; encoded by the coding sequence ATGAAATCAAGTTCATTTCAAATTACCGGTACATCAGGTATTGATCATTCGCAAGCAATCGGTGTCAGTTTGAGTAATTCGTTACGCACACCTTATCAAGCTATTACTGGCTCAGGTGTATCACGACGTCCAATTGATACGCCCGTTTCTGCTGAGAGCTGTTATTGTGCGCCAGCTGATGAAAAATTAGCCGCTGCTCTATTTGATAAGTGGAATAACGCGTTGCAAACAGGTCAAGCAGCCAAAGTGGCCGATCTGTATGCAGATGATGCGATTTTGTTGCCAACTGTATCAAATGTTCCGCGCACATCTCGTAATGAGATTATTGATTATTTTAATCACTTTCTTGAAAAGCAACCGTTTGGCATCATTAAGCAGCGCAATGTTAAGAAGGGTTGTAATAAATTAACGGATGCTGGTGTGTATGTATTTAAACTGACGTCAAATGGTCAGGCACAAGAGGTTAATGCCCGTTATACCTTCGTTTATGAGCATAGAGATGGCGGATGGAAAATTATTCATCACCACTCATCAATGATGCCAGAGTAA
- a CDS encoding Sec-independent protein translocase subunit TatA, translating into MGISIWQLLIILAIVLVIFGAKRLKNVGTDLGSAIKGFKKAVAEDEDKKNTEQAQAKTLADEQKDQNVYDVQATEKENSDTKPKA; encoded by the coding sequence ATGGGCATTAGTATTTGGCAGTTATTAATCATCTTAGCCATTGTTTTAGTTATTTTTGGTGCTAAACGTTTGAAAAATGTTGGTACAGATTTAGGCAGCGCCATCAAAGGCTTCAAAAAAGCTGTCGCAGAAGATGAAGATAAAAAAAACACCGAACAAGCGCAAGCTAAAACCCTAGCCGATGAGCAGAAAGACCAAAATGTCTATGATGTTCAAGCAACTGAAAAAGAAAACAGCGACACCAAGCCAAAAGCTTAA
- a CDS encoding P-II family nitrogen regulator, protein MDNLCNQKLVQIITSNILDTRIKKIFKKLAINSYTNLSVNGEGDSGLQSGHFDADSNVMFMVMVSEAKFEPLIAELNRDIEKGYHHFVFSLNAEVHSPKKCRPGTK, encoded by the coding sequence ATGGATAATTTATGCAACCAAAAGTTAGTTCAAATTATTACATCTAATATCTTAGATACACGTATTAAAAAAATCTTTAAGAAGTTAGCCATTAATAGTTATACCAACCTAAGTGTCAATGGTGAGGGTGATTCTGGACTGCAGTCTGGTCATTTTGATGCGGATAGCAATGTGATGTTTATGGTAATGGTGTCAGAGGCTAAATTTGAGCCTCTGATTGCTGAGCTTAATCGCGATATCGAGAAGGGTTACCATCATTTTGTATTTAGTTTGAATGCTGAAGTTCATTCGCCCAAAAAATGTCGGCCGGGAACAAAATAG
- the rpoH gene encoding RNA polymerase sigma factor RpoH, translating to MASTALTIQQLSPGQNLESYIKTVKTLPLLSAQEEKALAEKLYYHKDLEAARQLILASLRFVVPIARSYQGYGLPMSDLIQEGNIGLMKAVKRFNPEENVRLMTFAVHWIKAEINEFVIKNWRIVKTATTKAQRKLFFKLRGAKTALTWFSDKEADEVAEQLGVTRADVLEMDSRLYGKDMQVDMSQDEEEAEGYLAPVLISQAPTPEESLIQENEEQYQHLAMQQALAVLDERSRDIIQTRWLNESKLGLKELAEKYQVSMERIRQIEVQAMKKMKQAITSIPA from the coding sequence ATGGCAAGTACAGCACTGACAATTCAACAACTTAGTCCAGGCCAAAACCTGGAATCCTATATCAAAACCGTTAAAACCTTACCTTTATTGAGTGCTCAGGAAGAAAAGGCCTTAGCTGAAAAACTCTATTACCATAAAGACCTTGAAGCTGCACGTCAGCTTATTCTGGCGTCATTACGCTTTGTGGTACCCATTGCTCGCAGTTATCAGGGTTATGGTCTACCCATGAGCGATTTAATTCAGGAAGGTAATATCGGATTAATGAAAGCGGTTAAGCGCTTTAACCCTGAAGAAAATGTCCGCCTCATGACCTTTGCGGTGCATTGGATAAAAGCTGAAATTAATGAATTTGTGATTAAAAACTGGCGCATTGTTAAAACCGCCACAACAAAAGCCCAGCGTAAACTGTTCTTCAAACTACGTGGCGCTAAGACTGCTCTCACCTGGTTTAGTGATAAAGAAGCGGATGAAGTGGCTGAGCAACTTGGGGTAACCCGTGCTGATGTACTTGAAATGGATAGTCGTTTATACGGTAAGGATATGCAAGTCGATATGAGCCAAGACGAGGAGGAAGCCGAAGGCTATCTTGCTCCAGTGCTTATCAGCCAAGCACCGACACCGGAAGAATCGCTTATTCAAGAAAATGAAGAGCAATACCAGCATCTCGCTATGCAACAGGCTTTGGCCGTGCTAGATGAACGCAGCCGTGACATCATTCAAACGCGCTGGCTGAATGAGTCTAAACTAGGCCTTAAAGAATTAGCGGAGAAATACCAGGTTTCGATGGAACGCATCCGTCAAATTGAAGTGCAGGCCATGAAAAAAATGAAACAAGCTATTACCTCTATCCCGGCTTAA
- a CDS encoding thioredoxin domain-containing protein translates to MMINRSRSVLTPKLTWQPLVAVLGLLACLPWLILSPVNAQNPLTHHPSAYIALHADDPINWHLWGPEAMQLAQEQQKPIFISSGYFACHWCHVMHQENYKDPLVAELLNQHFISVKIDRELLPDLDDYLLNRLRAATGSAGWPLHGILTPEGQLFSGFVYQPRDTLLQTLLHLNHWWREDATRIRALSRPATQANETPVSREQLHERIHHNLVDAMDSFEGGLNHTQKFPHSPLLLSLIKQTPLNNDQAEWLETTLEQMQNEHLRDHIHQGFFRYTVDPNWQEPHFEKMLYDNAQLAELFFIAGQKFDRDDFIITAQHTLDYIERELFSPITGLAQSSQSAIDAQGIDGGRYIWSSAALADVLSENQFNLVNQAWQLDNPPPFELGWLPKPIQSDEWLNIQQALALRPAITDDKQLLSWNGLLIRSYLQGFLVTQNPAYQHNMISLANRLHSLLSLPTPPRALNNQGQLVEYATLEDFAYVISALEDMAHYLADNYWLNQAANLRDLARQQFFINEQWHTSTQALLPGQSRYYDLIDLATPSSTAIMRCNEPMIAISDDFQPWQYASYLRYQCD, encoded by the coding sequence ATGATGATCAACAGGAGCCGAAGCGTCCTAACACCTAAATTAACATGGCAACCTTTAGTTGCTGTGTTAGGTTTATTGGCCTGCCTGCCCTGGCTGATCCTCTCGCCTGTAAATGCACAAAACCCCTTAACTCATCACCCATCTGCCTACATTGCTTTGCATGCCGATGATCCGATCAATTGGCATCTATGGGGCCCTGAGGCTATGCAGCTGGCACAAGAACAACAAAAACCCATCTTTATTTCCTCGGGTTATTTTGCTTGTCATTGGTGCCACGTCATGCACCAAGAAAACTATAAAGATCCGCTTGTAGCGGAACTACTTAATCAGCATTTTATTTCAGTTAAGATTGATCGCGAGTTATTACCCGATCTGGATGACTACCTGCTAAATCGATTGCGAGCAGCTACCGGTTCTGCGGGCTGGCCACTCCACGGCATTCTTACACCTGAAGGTCAACTATTTAGTGGCTTTGTTTACCAACCACGCGACACATTGCTGCAAACACTTTTGCACCTTAATCACTGGTGGCGTGAAGACGCTACTCGCATTCGCGCCTTAAGCAGGCCTGCTACTCAGGCAAATGAAACCCCAGTATCCCGCGAACAACTCCACGAGCGCATCCATCACAACCTAGTAGATGCTATGGATAGCTTCGAAGGCGGCCTAAATCACACCCAAAAATTCCCACACAGCCCATTGCTATTGAGTCTAATCAAACAAACACCCCTCAATAATGACCAAGCTGAATGGCTAGAAACAACGCTTGAACAGATGCAAAACGAGCATCTACGTGACCACATTCATCAAGGTTTTTTTCGCTATACAGTCGATCCTAACTGGCAGGAACCGCACTTTGAAAAAATGCTTTATGACAACGCCCAGCTCGCAGAGCTATTCTTTATTGCTGGTCAAAAGTTTGACCGTGATGATTTTATAATCACCGCCCAGCACACACTTGATTATATTGAACGCGAACTATTTTCACCCATTACCGGTCTTGCACAATCAAGTCAATCCGCGATTGATGCGCAAGGAATAGATGGTGGACGCTATATTTGGTCGAGCGCAGCATTGGCTGATGTGCTTAGCGAAAACCAATTTAATCTGGTAAATCAGGCCTGGCAATTAGACAACCCACCCCCATTTGAATTAGGCTGGCTTCCCAAGCCTATTCAATCTGACGAGTGGCTAAACATACAACAGGCGCTTGCTTTACGCCCTGCGATTACCGATGATAAGCAATTACTCAGTTGGAATGGGTTACTGATTCGAAGCTATTTGCAAGGTTTTCTGGTCACTCAAAACCCTGCTTATCAGCACAATATGATTAGTCTAGCTAATCGTTTACACAGTTTGCTTTCGTTACCTACCCCCCCTAGAGCATTAAACAATCAAGGACAACTTGTCGAGTATGCAACGCTTGAGGACTTCGCTTATGTCATTAGTGCGCTTGAAGACATGGCGCATTATTTAGCGGATAACTACTGGTTAAACCAGGCCGCCAATCTCCGAGACCTCGCCAGGCAGCAGTTCTTTATAAATGAACAATGGCATACCAGTACCCAAGCCTTACTGCCGGGCCAAAGTCGCTACTATGATTTAATTGATTTAGCTACCCCTTCTAGCACGGCGATAATGCGATGCAATGAACCCATGATTGCTATTTCTGATGACTTTCAGCCATGGCAATACGCCAGCTATCTCCGCTATCAATGTGACTAG
- a CDS encoding LysR family transcriptional regulator: MNASSHMDNPTITHHYLIRHLTLRQIQVFEAVARLASFTRAAEELHLTQPTVSAQVKSFQDSIDTPLYEQLGRNIFLTEVGEEVAIACREVMDVLANLEMRLHDFKGMRKGRLRIAVVTTAKYFLPLALGEFSKVYPNIDLSFTVCNRETILNRIADNLDDMYIMGQKPPSSLDAVVIPFAPNPLVFIAHRDHPLVGQTNISLARIAEEPILMREFGSGIRSAVEERFNEQHLRINERLTLESTETIKHAVFGGLGISVVPKHSLYLEGVEGPLAVLDVQGFPLEKELNIVYPSGKSMSILASKFLDFLLEKGAEYFQTSVDATESTTSIKQ, encoded by the coding sequence ATGAATGCCAGTAGCCACATGGACAACCCGACAATTACGCATCATTATTTGATTCGTCATTTAACCTTGCGTCAAATTCAGGTTTTTGAAGCTGTGGCGCGTCTGGCTAGCTTTACCCGTGCGGCAGAGGAACTTCATTTAACCCAGCCGACGGTATCTGCTCAGGTGAAGAGTTTTCAGGACTCGATTGATACGCCTTTGTATGAACAACTTGGTCGTAATATCTTCTTAACAGAAGTGGGTGAAGAAGTGGCTATTGCGTGTCGTGAAGTCATGGACGTGTTGGCTAATTTAGAAATGCGCCTTCATGATTTTAAAGGCATGCGTAAAGGGCGTTTACGTATTGCGGTAGTGACCACTGCGAAATATTTTTTGCCGCTAGCCTTGGGAGAGTTTTCTAAGGTTTACCCAAATATCGATTTAAGTTTTACCGTGTGCAACCGGGAGACGATATTAAACCGTATTGCAGATAATCTGGATGATATGTATATCATGGGTCAAAAGCCTCCCAGTTCATTAGATGCAGTCGTAATCCCTTTCGCCCCTAATCCACTGGTGTTTATCGCGCACCGTGATCATCCTCTGGTGGGTCAGACTAATATTTCGTTGGCAAGGATTGCGGAAGAGCCGATCTTGATGCGTGAATTTGGGTCGGGTATTCGTTCAGCGGTAGAAGAACGATTTAATGAACAGCACTTACGGATTAATGAGCGACTCACATTGGAAAGTACTGAAACCATCAAGCATGCTGTGTTTGGTGGTTTGGGTATTTCTGTTGTACCAAAACATTCACTCTATCTTGAGGGGGTCGAAGGACCCCTTGCGGTATTAGATGTGCAAGGTTTTCCACTAGAAAAAGAACTCAATATCGTTTATCCGAGTGGGAAATCTATGTCTATCCTTGCCAGTAAATTTTTAGATTTTTTGTTAGAAAAAGGCGCGGAATATTTCCAAACCAGTGTTGATGCCACAGAAAGCACAACAAGTATCAAGCAGTAA
- a CDS encoding SgcJ/EcaC family oxidoreductase, producing MANNRITGTTGIEYMRHSSVSLDNSLRHVTRPRLPSVQQPFDTPPVGQEVSYCAPVDEALAEELFTVWNKALASGDARYVASLYSEDAVLLPTVSNLPRSGLSEIEAYFKHFLLKQPQAKVLQRIVRKGCNKLTDAGVYEFVVGGDSIKRKVVKARYTFVYAFHAGRWKILHHHSSVMPN from the coding sequence ATGGCAAATAACCGCATAACAGGTACGACAGGCATTGAGTATATGCGCCATTCGAGTGTGAGCTTGGATAATTCGTTGCGCCATGTAACCCGCCCACGCTTGCCCAGTGTCCAGCAACCGTTTGATACACCGCCAGTTGGTCAAGAAGTTAGTTATTGTGCGCCAGTAGATGAAGCTTTAGCAGAAGAGTTATTTACTGTTTGGAATAAGGCCTTAGCTTCAGGAGATGCGCGTTATGTTGCATCGCTTTACTCTGAAGATGCGGTGTTATTGCCGACTGTCTCAAATTTGCCTCGCTCTGGTTTGAGCGAGATTGAAGCCTACTTTAAGCACTTTTTATTAAAACAGCCTCAAGCGAAGGTATTGCAGCGTATAGTTCGTAAAGGTTGTAATAAGCTAACTGATGCGGGTGTTTATGAGTTTGTGGTAGGCGGCGATAGCATAAAGCGCAAGGTGGTGAAAGCGCGTTATACGTTTGTGTATGCGTTTCATGCGGGTCGTTGGAAAATATTGCATCATCATTCATCAGTTATGCCCAATTAA